The Populus alba chromosome 4, ASM523922v2, whole genome shotgun sequence genome contains a region encoding:
- the LOC118030380 gene encoding GDSL esterase/lipase At1g29670 produces MEGVLEKCWVVGVIFAAVLLSEPCGARAQQVPGYFIFGDSLVDNGNNNQLSSLARANYLPYGIDFPRGPTGRFSNGRTTVDVIAEQLGFRNYIPPYATARGRAILGGVNYASAAAGIRDETGQQLGDRISFSGQVRNYQNTVSQIVNILGDEDTAANYLSRCIFSIGLGSNDYLNNYFMPQFYSSSRQYTPEQYANVLIQQYTDQLKILYNYGARKFVLIGVGQIGCSPSQLAQNSPDGRTCVQRVNSANQIFNNKLRSLVAQFNGNTPDARFIYINAYGIFQDIISRPATFGFTVTNAGCCGVGRNNGQITCLPLQNPCRNRNQYVFWDAFHPTEAANVIIGRRSYSAQSASDTYPFDIRRLAQS; encoded by the exons atggaGGGGGTGCTAGAGAAATGTTGGGTGGTGGGTGTGATTTTTGCAGCAGTTTTGCTTTCAGAACCATGTGGCGCTAGAGCGCAGCAAGTTCCTGGCTACTTTATTTTCGGGGATTCTTTGGTCGATAATGGCAATAACAATCAGCTTTCATCTTTGGCTAGAGCTAATTACTTGCCTTATGGGATTGACTTCCCTCGAGGACCGACCGGAAGGTTTTCCAATGGCAGAACAACGGTTGATGTCATTG CTGAGCAACTGGGCTTCCGCAACTACATTCCACCTTATGCTACAGCAAGGGGCCGAGCTATACTCGGAGGAGTGAATTATGCATCTGCTGCTGCCGGAATCAGAGATGAAACCGGCCAGCAACTC GGAGATCGAATTAGTTTTAGTGGTCAAGTACGAAACTACCAGAATACGGTCTCACAAATCGTGAACATACTTGGGGACGAAGACACAGCAGCAAATTATCTAAGCAGGTGCATTTTCTCAATTGGACTAGGCAGCAATGATTACCTTAACAATTATTTCATGCCTCAGTTTTACTCATCAAGCCGCCAATACACTCCAGAGCAATATGCTAATGTTCTTATCCAACAATATACTGACCAGTTAaag ATTTTGTACAACTATGGAGCCAGGAAGTTCGTGTTGATTGGAGTGGGTCAGATAGGCTGCAGCCCCAGTCAATTGGCCCAAAATAGTCCTGATGGGAGAACTTGTGTTCAGAGAGTTAATTCTGCCAACCAGATTTTCAATAATAAGCTCAGATCTCTTGTTGCTCAGTTCAACGGCAATACTCCTGATGCGAGGTTTATCTACATCAATGCTTATGGGATCTTTCAAGATATAATAAGCAGACCTGCAACTTTTG GTTTTACGGTTACAAATGCTGGATGTTGCGGTGTTGGGAGGAATAATGGCCAAATTACATGTCTACCTTTACAAAATCCATGCCGGAATAGAAACCAATATGTGTTTTGGGATGCATTTCACCCGACTGAGGCAGCAAACGTAATTATTGGAAGGAGATCTTACAGTGCACAATCTGCATCGGATACATACCCGTTCGATATTCGCCGGCTGGCTCAGTCCTGA
- the LOC118030379 gene encoding serine/threonine-protein kinase 12: MEGKNPLRFTLGKQSSLAPERDREESDVDMDGVDPGVRLMYLANEGDLEGIKDLVNSDVDVNFRDIDGRTALHIASCQGLTQVVDLLLDHGAEIDPKDRWGSTPLADAIFYKNHDVIKLLEKRGAKPLMAPMHVTHAREVPEYEINPDELDFTNSVELTKGTFCVALWRGIQVAVKKLGEEVLSDEDKVRAFRDELALLQKIRHPNVVQFLGAVTQSSPMMIVTEYLPKGDFCAFLKRKGALKPIAAVRLALDIARGMNYLHENKPVPIIHRDLEPSNILRDDSGHLKVADFGISKLLTVKEEKPPSSLDNSWRYVAPEVFKNEEYDTKVDIFSFALILQEMIEGCPPFSAKQEHEVPSAYAAKERPPFRAPTKSYAHGLKELIQECWHENPAKRPTFRQILTRLDAIQNSIGHKRRWKVRPLKCFQNLEAMLKKDRSLSHRSSRSYSSI; the protein is encoded by the exons ATGGAAGGGAAGAATCCATTGAGGTTTACGTTAGGAAAGCAATCGTCACTAGCACCGGAGAGAGACCGAGAAGAATCTGATGTTGATATGGATGGAGTTGATCCAGGAGTGAGGCTAATGTACTTAGCTAATGAAGGAGATCTAGAAGGGATCAAAGATTTGGTGAATTCTGATGTTGATGTTAATTTTCGTGATATTGATGGCCGTACTGCACTTCATATTGCTTCTTGTCAAGGCCTCACTCAAGTTGTCGATCTTTTGCTCGATCATGGGGCCGAAATTGACCCCAAGGATCGTTGGGGTAGCACT CCTCTTGCAGATGCtatattttacaaaaaccaTGATGTGATCAAACTCTTGGAGAAGCGTGGTGCAAAACCTCTG ATGGCTCCTATGCACGTTACACATGCACGTGAGGTCCCGGAATATGAAATCAATCCTGATGAACTGGATTTTACTAACAGTGTGGAATTAACTAAG GGAACCTTTTGTGTAGCATTATGGCGAGGAATTCAGGTTGCTGTTAAAAAGCTTGGTGAGGAGGTGCTTTCGGACGAGGATAAAGT GAGAGCATTCAGAGATGAACTTGCATTGCTTCAGAAAATACGGCATCCAAATGTGGTCCAGTTTCTGGGTGCTGTTACTCAAAGTAGTCCAATGATGATCGTGACTGAATATTTACCCAAG GGAGATTTTTGTGCgttcttgaaaagaaaaggagcattAAAACCAATAGCAGCTGTGAGACTTGCACTTGATATTGCAAG GGGAATGAATTACTTGCATGAGAATAAGCCGGTACCAATAATTCACCGTGATCTTGAGCCTTC AAATATATTGCGGGATGATTCTGGGCATCTGAAAGTCGCAGACTTTGGAATTAGCAAGTTGCTTACagttaaagaagaaaaacctcCAAGTAGTCTCGACAATTCCT GGCGGTATGTGGCTCCAGAGGTTTTCAAAAATGAAGAATATGATACTAAAGTAGATATTTTCTCCTTTGCTTTAATCCTACAGGAG ATGATTGAAGGCTGCCCGCCATTTTCTGCTAAACAAGAACATGAGGTTCCTTCAGCTTATGCAGCGAAAGAGCGTCCGCCTTTTAGAGCTCCAACAAAGTCCTATGCACATGGACTTAAAGA GTTAATTCAGGAGTGCTGGCATGAGAATCCAGCTAAGCGACCAACTTTCAGGCAGATACTAACAAGACTGGATGCCATTCAAAACAGTATTGGTCATAAGAGACGTTGGAAG GTGAGACCACTGAAATGCTTTCAGAATCTGGAGGCAATGTTAAAGAAAGATCGTAGTCTAAGCCACCGCAGTTCACGTTCTTACAGCAGTATATGA